The following proteins are encoded in a genomic region of Anolis carolinensis isolate JA03-04 unplaced genomic scaffold, rAnoCar3.1.pri scaffold_12, whole genome shotgun sequence:
- the bcorl1 gene encoding BCL-6 corepressor-like protein 1 isoform X1 → MILARLRPRARLSASPRSRGMPRKKPPLAALSPEDAFRRAPRDTCLRGRRAPLSDEESSTSGSQHLGSPEFCVGSSFSKVELTAVSSSGSSSSQGFEAEGIVEEKFGPKLEEQSRRADCAKKALKGSDAKPDEVQEAEPAKPENSSPDCMWPPAKEAADVPPACPKTLESEQAGKEKTSPAVGVILAASTAAPTASSSGNTLATVPATITLKSVCFSTSQASAMQKMALSFPPGAVLTPSQPVVYLPPLPNTLGVSSTLALPVLPSFQQDACLPGLLTPSELHSFPYAFSVSRPVAADPKTVSVEASQLSCPSSSSGENSTPATPAPALPTNGSDLSPSTPALVVSSCATAIPLSGATAVLARASAAPEQLPSGLLASISPLKSPPQLEREMVASPECSEMPLDLSSKSNRQKLPPPSQRKTPPMPVLTPIHASSKALLATALPKSQRLAQAVGNPGTASPFVIFPEFLRNGEQGPWVKSSTTLISAIPGTYVGVANPVPASVLLGKDSGVTFSKDQHHLPKQELISIIDQGEPRNTGPPPPGKKKGGGEGQADPPRQLLPSRGTAGPILRPAKELPLWSPSQGNLFSRCSVKGRPATPHLLPVGWSHFQPGPLLSIGISAAGQLPLNPVGLTKPASASEPATFPAVQPAEPAQLVQKPPEAPTQGKGCKMALPNAASPLCVSPALQTSLADARGPKGVAPNCVSERAEPDSVAEAAPQTEAPQEGCRHKRTMDTKPKNQFLTAYLAHGLPLANQPNVRTVSESAPPAESQRKDRRCDLPRSQPKTEAPPSVLQVDLSRVKKEPVDPEISFSSGTCPHSGAAPRDPHEKAKIKGVAHIKVEGGFSCKPNRQHEGPDRQAHKKSKCRVGNESMTSCRSDNQSQHNRKWRKHHGDLHEMSKREGRSGSTKDRGSLRAKRKRRKLSPGYHCEEGYAEKKAKNNFRDFIPVVLSSRTRSQSGSVGGSSGSMLGDCDAAGQEIMPMLDEEEEEEEDSDEDSDEEETGLSLKHHRLRKSHRLSAHLGCRDRQRDRSERGTFPLSKSRDALWQEEAARQLWGCKKEEEEEEEEEEAGHVKRKKRRRQKSWKYQTGEYLIEREKEEHTSCCHKRRKSKADFRYRKHKGSESRKGSELCLRSKLPQALQNHLDFRNGFLLDHSDSAPIQEVLDKPSGKRKCKTKHLSGVCEEGKGKARWNQSKSRSPKKAQEPSLPSKSRSHSSEKHRSMEHTAAPPVPPEARRLIVNKNAGETLLQRAARLGYKDVVMYCLQKENNDVNHRDNAGYTALHEACARGWIDILHILLEHGANVNCSAQDGTRPVHDAVVNDNLETMWLLLSYGADPTLATYSGQTALKLASSEGMKTFLNDYLLDLQGRANDDPQTAWDFYSSAVLEGKDEIGCDLLLNPPGSSDQEEDEQDSDRFVFEFSDKQLLPCYNLQVSVSRGPCNWFIFSDVLKRLKLSSRIFQARFPHFEVATLPKAEFQHQLSLSQVLAPEEIQEHMVPPGAAETVELVRYEPELVRLLGSEVAFEAWSS, encoded by the exons GAGAGCCCCACTTTCTGATGAAGAATCCAGCACCAGCGGCTCCCAGCATCTGGGTTCCCCTGAATTCTGTGTTGGCAGCAGCTTTTCCAAG GTGGAGCTCACAGCAGTTTCGAgtagcggcagcagcagcagccagggaTTTGAGGCTGAAGGCATCGTGGAGGAGAAATTTGGGCCCAAGCTTGAAGAGCAGTCCCGCAGAGCAGACTGTGCTAAGAAGGCCTTGAAGGGCAGCGATGCCAAGCCAGATGAAGTTCAAGAGGCAGAACCTGCAAAGCCGGAGAACAGCAGCCCAGACTGTATGTGGCCGCCTGCTAAGGAGGCGGCGGACGTTCCCCCTGCTTGCCCAAAGACTCTGGAGAGCGAGCAGGCGGGGAAAGAGAAGACTAGCCCGGCCGTTGGCGTCATCCTGGCTGCTTCCACTGCTGCCCCAACTGCCAGCAGCAGCGGCAACACCTTGGCCACTGTCCCAGCCACCATCACCTTGAAAAGTGTCTGCTTCTCAACATCTCAGGCCTCTGCTATGCAAAAAATGGCCCTTTCTTTCCCCCCAGGAGCAGTCCTAACCCCCAGCCAGCCTGTGGTTTACCTCCCACCGCTTCCAAATACACTTGGGGTCTCCTCCACCCTCGCCTTGCCCGTCTTACCCTCCTTCCAGCAGGACGCTTGTCTTCCTGGTCTCCTTACCCCCTCCGAACTGCATTCTTTTCCATATGCCTTTTCTGTCTCCAGGCCCGTGGCCGCCGATCCCAAAACAGTTTCTGTGGAGGCGAGTCAGTTGAGCTGCCCTTCGtcatcgtcaggagagaatagtaCTCCTGCGACCCCGGCCCCCGCCCTTCCCACCAATGGATCAGATCTTTCTCCCAGCACTCCTGCTCTGGTGGTGTCATCGTGTGCCACTGCCATCCCCTTGTCGGGGGCCACCGCTGTGCTTGCCAGGGCCTCAGCAGCCCCGGAGCAACTTCCCTCAGGTTTGCTGGCCTCCATCTCCCCTCTGAAATCTCCTCCGCAGCTGGAGCGCGAGATGGTGGCCTCCCCAGAGTGCAGCGAGATGCCCCTCGACCTCTCCTCCAAGTCCAATCGGCAGAAACTTCCCCCCCCCAGCCAGCGCAAGACACCGCCCATGCCTGTCCTGACTCCAATACATGCCAGTAGCAAGGCGCTCCTGGCCACGGCTCTCCCAAAGTCCCAGCGGTTGGCTCAAGCTGTGGGCAACCCGGGCACCGCCTCGCCCTTTGTCATCTTCCCGGAGTTCCTGCGCAATGGGGAGCAGGGCCCCTGGGTGAAGAGCTCAACCACCCTCATTAGTGCCATCCCAGGCACCTATGTTGGGGTGGCCAACCCTGTGCCCGCTTCCGTCTTGCTGGGCAAGGATTCCGGGGTCACCTTTAGCAAGGACCAGCACCATCTTCCCAAGCAGGAACTGATTTCCATTATTGATCAGGGGGAGCCCCGCAATACTGGGCCACCACCACCTGGGAAGAAGAAGGGGGGTGGGGAGGGGCAAGCGGATCCTCCACGGCAGCTGCTCCCTAGCCGAGGCACTGCGGGGCCCATCTTGCGCCCAGCCAAGGAGCTGCCCCTTTGGAGCCCCAGCCAAGGGAACCTTTTCTCTCGATGTTCGGTCAAGGGGAGGCCTGCCACCCCTCATCTCCTGCCTGTCGGGTGGTCCCACTTCCAGCCGGGGCCTCTCCTTTCCATCGGTATCTCAGCAGCTGGGCAGCTGCCTCTGAACCCAGTTGGACTTACAAAGCCAGCCAGCGCTAGTGAGCCAGCCACCTTCCCTGCAGTCCAGCCTGCTGAGCCTGCACAACTGGTGCAGAAGCCCCCTGAAGCCCCCACTCAGGGCAAAGGCTGCAAGATGGCCTTGCCCAATGCAGCCAGCCCTTTGTGTGTCTCGCCGGCTCTTCAGACCAGCCTCGCAGATGCCAGGGGCCCCAAGGGCGTGGCCCCAAACTGTGTGTCCGAGAGAGCAGAGCCCGACTCTGTAGCTGAAGCCGCCCCACAGACTGAAGCACCTCAAGAAGGCTGCAGGCACAAACGCACCATGGACACCAAACCTAAGAATCAATTTCTGACTGCCTACTTGGCCCATGGCTTGCCCCTGGCCAACCAGCCAAATGTGCGAACCGTCTCCGAATCAGCACCCCCCGCTGAGAGCCAGCGCAAGGACCGGAGGTGTGACCTCCCCCGGAGCCAGCCGAAAACGGAAGCCCCTCCCTCGGTGCTTCAGGTAGACCTTAGCCGGGTAAAGAAGGAGCCAGTGGATCCGGAAATCTCGTTTTCCTCTGGCACTTGCCCACACTCTGGGGCTGCCCCACGAGACCCTCACGAGAAGGCCAAGATCAAAGGAGTGGCCCATATCAAAGTGGAAGGCGGCTTCTCCTGCAAGCCCAACCGTCAGCACGAGGGACCGGACCGTCAGGCCCATAAGAAGTCAAAGTGCCGAGTGGGCAATGAATCGATGACGTCCTGCAGGTCAGACAACCAGAGCCAGCACAACCGTAAG TGGCGGAAGCACCATGGGGACCTCCATGAGATGAGCAAAAGGGAGGGCCGCTCGGGCTCCACAAAAGACCGAGGCAGTCTCCGCGCCAAGCGAAAGCGGCGGAAACTATCTCCAGGATATCATTGCGAAGAAG GTTACGCCGAGAAGAAGGCGAAGAACAATTTCCGGGACTTTATTCCGGTGGTGCTGAGCAGCCGGACTCGCAGCCAGTCAG GGAGCGTAGGGGGATCCTCAGGCAGTATGTTAGGGGACTGTGATGCTGCTGGGCAGGAAATCATGCCTATGCTggacgaggaggaagaggaggaggaagacagtgATGAGGACAGTGACGAGGAAGAGACTGGGCTCTCCTTGAAGCATCACAGGCTGAGGAAATCCCACCGCCTCTCCGCTCACCTGGGCTGTAGAGACAGGCAGCGGGACCGGTCAGAAAGGGGCACCTTCCCCCTGAGCAAAAGCAGGGACGCTCTGTGGCAAGAAGAAGCTGCGAGGCAACTGTGGGGctgcaagaaggaggaggaggaggaggaggaagaggaggaggccggCCAcgttaaaaggaagaaaaggcgGCGGCAGAAAAGCTGGAAATACCAGACCGGAGAGTACTTGATAGAGCGGGAGAAAGAAGAGCACACCAGCTGCTGCCATAAGCGGCGGAAATCAAAAGCAG ACTTCAGGTATCGGAAGCACAAGGGCTCAGAATCCAGAAAAGGCTCAGAGTTGTGCCTGCGGAGCAAGCTCCCTCAGGCCCTCCAGAATCACCTGGACTTCCGCAATGGATTCCTTCTGGATCACTCTGATTCGGCGCCCATCCAGGAGGTTCTAGACAAACCCTCTGGGAAGCGCAAATGCAAAACCAAGCACCTGTCGGGCGTCTGTGAAGAGGGAAAG GGCAAGGCACGTTGGAACCAGTCAAAGTCCCGCTCCCCGAAGAAGGCTCAGGAGCCTTCCCTGCCCAGCAAATCCCGGTCGCACAGCTCAGAGAAACACCGCAGCATGGAGCACACCGCAGCCCCTCCGGTGCCCCCTGAAGCCCGGCGCCTGATAGTGAACAAAAATGCCGGGGAAACGCTGCTGCAGAGAGCTGCCCGGCTCGGCTACAAG GATGTGGTGATGTATTGCCTGCAGAAGGAAAACAACGACGTTAACCATCGGGATAACGCTGGCTACACAGCCCTGCACGAGGCCTGCGCCCGAGGCTGGATAGACATCCTGCACATCTTGCTGGAGCACGGGGCAAACGTCAACTGCAGCGCACAGGACGGCACCAG GCCTGTCCATGATGCAGTGGTGAACGACAACCTGGAGACCATGTGGCTCTTGCTCTCTTATGGTGCTGACCCCACCTTGGCTACCTACTCAGGGCAGACTGCCTTGAAGCTGGCCAGCAGTGAGGGGATGAAAACCTTCCTTAATG ATTACCTCTTAGATCTGCAGGGGCGAGCCAATGATGACCCCCAGACAGCCTGGGACTTCTACAGCAGTGCTGTGCTAG AGGGGAAAGACGAGATCGGCTGCGACCTTCTGCTCAACCCTCCTGGGAGCTCAGACCAGGAGGAAGACGAGCAGGACTCGGACCGCTTCGTGTTTGAGTTCTCCGacaagcagctgctcccctgctACAACCTGCAAGTGTCTGTCTCCCGGGG GCCCTGCAACTGGTTCATCTTCTCCGACGTGCTGAAGCGGCTGAAGCTCTCCTCCCGCATCTTCCAGGCCCGCTTCCCGCACTTTGAAGTGGCCACCCTCCCCAAGGCAGAGTTCCAGCACCAGCTGTCCTTGAGCCAGGTGCTGGCCCCAGAAGAGATCCAGGAGCACATGGTGCCGCCCGGCGCCGCAGAGACGGTGGAGCTGGTGCGCTACGAGCCGGAACTGGTTCGGCTGCTGGGCTCCGAAGTGGCGTTTGAGGCCTGGAGCAGCTGA
- the bcorl1 gene encoding BCL-6 corepressor-like protein 1 isoform X2, with the protein MISAAPLYSGVHNWTGTERIRMCGLNEERRAPLSDEESSTSGSQHLGSPEFCVGSSFSKVELTAVSSSGSSSSQGFEAEGIVEEKFGPKLEEQSRRADCAKKALKGSDAKPDEVQEAEPAKPENSSPDCMWPPAKEAADVPPACPKTLESEQAGKEKTSPAVGVILAASTAAPTASSSGNTLATVPATITLKSVCFSTSQASAMQKMALSFPPGAVLTPSQPVVYLPPLPNTLGVSSTLALPVLPSFQQDACLPGLLTPSELHSFPYAFSVSRPVAADPKTVSVEASQLSCPSSSSGENSTPATPAPALPTNGSDLSPSTPALVVSSCATAIPLSGATAVLARASAAPEQLPSGLLASISPLKSPPQLEREMVASPECSEMPLDLSSKSNRQKLPPPSQRKTPPMPVLTPIHASSKALLATALPKSQRLAQAVGNPGTASPFVIFPEFLRNGEQGPWVKSSTTLISAIPGTYVGVANPVPASVLLGKDSGVTFSKDQHHLPKQELISIIDQGEPRNTGPPPPGKKKGGGEGQADPPRQLLPSRGTAGPILRPAKELPLWSPSQGNLFSRCSVKGRPATPHLLPVGWSHFQPGPLLSIGISAAGQLPLNPVGLTKPASASEPATFPAVQPAEPAQLVQKPPEAPTQGKGCKMALPNAASPLCVSPALQTSLADARGPKGVAPNCVSERAEPDSVAEAAPQTEAPQEGCRHKRTMDTKPKNQFLTAYLAHGLPLANQPNVRTVSESAPPAESQRKDRRCDLPRSQPKTEAPPSVLQVDLSRVKKEPVDPEISFSSGTCPHSGAAPRDPHEKAKIKGVAHIKVEGGFSCKPNRQHEGPDRQAHKKSKCRVGNESMTSCRSDNQSQHNRKWRKHHGDLHEMSKREGRSGSTKDRGSLRAKRKRRKLSPGYHCEEGYAEKKAKNNFRDFIPVVLSSRTRSQSGSVGGSSGSMLGDCDAAGQEIMPMLDEEEEEEEDSDEDSDEEETGLSLKHHRLRKSHRLSAHLGCRDRQRDRSERGTFPLSKSRDALWQEEAARQLWGCKKEEEEEEEEEEAGHVKRKKRRRQKSWKYQTGEYLIEREKEEHTSCCHKRRKSKADFRYRKHKGSESRKGSELCLRSKLPQALQNHLDFRNGFLLDHSDSAPIQEVLDKPSGKRKCKTKHLSGVCEEGKGKARWNQSKSRSPKKAQEPSLPSKSRSHSSEKHRSMEHTAAPPVPPEARRLIVNKNAGETLLQRAARLGYKDVVMYCLQKENNDVNHRDNAGYTALHEACARGWIDILHILLEHGANVNCSAQDGTRPVHDAVVNDNLETMWLLLSYGADPTLATYSGQTALKLASSEGMKTFLNDYLLDLQGRANDDPQTAWDFYSSAVLEGKDEIGCDLLLNPPGSSDQEEDEQDSDRFVFEFSDKQLLPCYNLQVSVSRGPCNWFIFSDVLKRLKLSSRIFQARFPHFEVATLPKAEFQHQLSLSQVLAPEEIQEHMVPPGAAETVELVRYEPELVRLLGSEVAFEAWSS; encoded by the exons ATGATCTCAGCTGCACCGCTGTACAGCGGGGTGCACAACTGGACCGGCACTGAGCGGATTCGCATGTGCGGCCTCAACGAAGAGAG GAGAGCCCCACTTTCTGATGAAGAATCCAGCACCAGCGGCTCCCAGCATCTGGGTTCCCCTGAATTCTGTGTTGGCAGCAGCTTTTCCAAG GTGGAGCTCACAGCAGTTTCGAgtagcggcagcagcagcagccagggaTTTGAGGCTGAAGGCATCGTGGAGGAGAAATTTGGGCCCAAGCTTGAAGAGCAGTCCCGCAGAGCAGACTGTGCTAAGAAGGCCTTGAAGGGCAGCGATGCCAAGCCAGATGAAGTTCAAGAGGCAGAACCTGCAAAGCCGGAGAACAGCAGCCCAGACTGTATGTGGCCGCCTGCTAAGGAGGCGGCGGACGTTCCCCCTGCTTGCCCAAAGACTCTGGAGAGCGAGCAGGCGGGGAAAGAGAAGACTAGCCCGGCCGTTGGCGTCATCCTGGCTGCTTCCACTGCTGCCCCAACTGCCAGCAGCAGCGGCAACACCTTGGCCACTGTCCCAGCCACCATCACCTTGAAAAGTGTCTGCTTCTCAACATCTCAGGCCTCTGCTATGCAAAAAATGGCCCTTTCTTTCCCCCCAGGAGCAGTCCTAACCCCCAGCCAGCCTGTGGTTTACCTCCCACCGCTTCCAAATACACTTGGGGTCTCCTCCACCCTCGCCTTGCCCGTCTTACCCTCCTTCCAGCAGGACGCTTGTCTTCCTGGTCTCCTTACCCCCTCCGAACTGCATTCTTTTCCATATGCCTTTTCTGTCTCCAGGCCCGTGGCCGCCGATCCCAAAACAGTTTCTGTGGAGGCGAGTCAGTTGAGCTGCCCTTCGtcatcgtcaggagagaatagtaCTCCTGCGACCCCGGCCCCCGCCCTTCCCACCAATGGATCAGATCTTTCTCCCAGCACTCCTGCTCTGGTGGTGTCATCGTGTGCCACTGCCATCCCCTTGTCGGGGGCCACCGCTGTGCTTGCCAGGGCCTCAGCAGCCCCGGAGCAACTTCCCTCAGGTTTGCTGGCCTCCATCTCCCCTCTGAAATCTCCTCCGCAGCTGGAGCGCGAGATGGTGGCCTCCCCAGAGTGCAGCGAGATGCCCCTCGACCTCTCCTCCAAGTCCAATCGGCAGAAACTTCCCCCCCCCAGCCAGCGCAAGACACCGCCCATGCCTGTCCTGACTCCAATACATGCCAGTAGCAAGGCGCTCCTGGCCACGGCTCTCCCAAAGTCCCAGCGGTTGGCTCAAGCTGTGGGCAACCCGGGCACCGCCTCGCCCTTTGTCATCTTCCCGGAGTTCCTGCGCAATGGGGAGCAGGGCCCCTGGGTGAAGAGCTCAACCACCCTCATTAGTGCCATCCCAGGCACCTATGTTGGGGTGGCCAACCCTGTGCCCGCTTCCGTCTTGCTGGGCAAGGATTCCGGGGTCACCTTTAGCAAGGACCAGCACCATCTTCCCAAGCAGGAACTGATTTCCATTATTGATCAGGGGGAGCCCCGCAATACTGGGCCACCACCACCTGGGAAGAAGAAGGGGGGTGGGGAGGGGCAAGCGGATCCTCCACGGCAGCTGCTCCCTAGCCGAGGCACTGCGGGGCCCATCTTGCGCCCAGCCAAGGAGCTGCCCCTTTGGAGCCCCAGCCAAGGGAACCTTTTCTCTCGATGTTCGGTCAAGGGGAGGCCTGCCACCCCTCATCTCCTGCCTGTCGGGTGGTCCCACTTCCAGCCGGGGCCTCTCCTTTCCATCGGTATCTCAGCAGCTGGGCAGCTGCCTCTGAACCCAGTTGGACTTACAAAGCCAGCCAGCGCTAGTGAGCCAGCCACCTTCCCTGCAGTCCAGCCTGCTGAGCCTGCACAACTGGTGCAGAAGCCCCCTGAAGCCCCCACTCAGGGCAAAGGCTGCAAGATGGCCTTGCCCAATGCAGCCAGCCCTTTGTGTGTCTCGCCGGCTCTTCAGACCAGCCTCGCAGATGCCAGGGGCCCCAAGGGCGTGGCCCCAAACTGTGTGTCCGAGAGAGCAGAGCCCGACTCTGTAGCTGAAGCCGCCCCACAGACTGAAGCACCTCAAGAAGGCTGCAGGCACAAACGCACCATGGACACCAAACCTAAGAATCAATTTCTGACTGCCTACTTGGCCCATGGCTTGCCCCTGGCCAACCAGCCAAATGTGCGAACCGTCTCCGAATCAGCACCCCCCGCTGAGAGCCAGCGCAAGGACCGGAGGTGTGACCTCCCCCGGAGCCAGCCGAAAACGGAAGCCCCTCCCTCGGTGCTTCAGGTAGACCTTAGCCGGGTAAAGAAGGAGCCAGTGGATCCGGAAATCTCGTTTTCCTCTGGCACTTGCCCACACTCTGGGGCTGCCCCACGAGACCCTCACGAGAAGGCCAAGATCAAAGGAGTGGCCCATATCAAAGTGGAAGGCGGCTTCTCCTGCAAGCCCAACCGTCAGCACGAGGGACCGGACCGTCAGGCCCATAAGAAGTCAAAGTGCCGAGTGGGCAATGAATCGATGACGTCCTGCAGGTCAGACAACCAGAGCCAGCACAACCGTAAG TGGCGGAAGCACCATGGGGACCTCCATGAGATGAGCAAAAGGGAGGGCCGCTCGGGCTCCACAAAAGACCGAGGCAGTCTCCGCGCCAAGCGAAAGCGGCGGAAACTATCTCCAGGATATCATTGCGAAGAAG GTTACGCCGAGAAGAAGGCGAAGAACAATTTCCGGGACTTTATTCCGGTGGTGCTGAGCAGCCGGACTCGCAGCCAGTCAG GGAGCGTAGGGGGATCCTCAGGCAGTATGTTAGGGGACTGTGATGCTGCTGGGCAGGAAATCATGCCTATGCTggacgaggaggaagaggaggaggaagacagtgATGAGGACAGTGACGAGGAAGAGACTGGGCTCTCCTTGAAGCATCACAGGCTGAGGAAATCCCACCGCCTCTCCGCTCACCTGGGCTGTAGAGACAGGCAGCGGGACCGGTCAGAAAGGGGCACCTTCCCCCTGAGCAAAAGCAGGGACGCTCTGTGGCAAGAAGAAGCTGCGAGGCAACTGTGGGGctgcaagaaggaggaggaggaggaggaggaagaggaggaggccggCCAcgttaaaaggaagaaaaggcgGCGGCAGAAAAGCTGGAAATACCAGACCGGAGAGTACTTGATAGAGCGGGAGAAAGAAGAGCACACCAGCTGCTGCCATAAGCGGCGGAAATCAAAAGCAG ACTTCAGGTATCGGAAGCACAAGGGCTCAGAATCCAGAAAAGGCTCAGAGTTGTGCCTGCGGAGCAAGCTCCCTCAGGCCCTCCAGAATCACCTGGACTTCCGCAATGGATTCCTTCTGGATCACTCTGATTCGGCGCCCATCCAGGAGGTTCTAGACAAACCCTCTGGGAAGCGCAAATGCAAAACCAAGCACCTGTCGGGCGTCTGTGAAGAGGGAAAG GGCAAGGCACGTTGGAACCAGTCAAAGTCCCGCTCCCCGAAGAAGGCTCAGGAGCCTTCCCTGCCCAGCAAATCCCGGTCGCACAGCTCAGAGAAACACCGCAGCATGGAGCACACCGCAGCCCCTCCGGTGCCCCCTGAAGCCCGGCGCCTGATAGTGAACAAAAATGCCGGGGAAACGCTGCTGCAGAGAGCTGCCCGGCTCGGCTACAAG GATGTGGTGATGTATTGCCTGCAGAAGGAAAACAACGACGTTAACCATCGGGATAACGCTGGCTACACAGCCCTGCACGAGGCCTGCGCCCGAGGCTGGATAGACATCCTGCACATCTTGCTGGAGCACGGGGCAAACGTCAACTGCAGCGCACAGGACGGCACCAG GCCTGTCCATGATGCAGTGGTGAACGACAACCTGGAGACCATGTGGCTCTTGCTCTCTTATGGTGCTGACCCCACCTTGGCTACCTACTCAGGGCAGACTGCCTTGAAGCTGGCCAGCAGTGAGGGGATGAAAACCTTCCTTAATG ATTACCTCTTAGATCTGCAGGGGCGAGCCAATGATGACCCCCAGACAGCCTGGGACTTCTACAGCAGTGCTGTGCTAG AGGGGAAAGACGAGATCGGCTGCGACCTTCTGCTCAACCCTCCTGGGAGCTCAGACCAGGAGGAAGACGAGCAGGACTCGGACCGCTTCGTGTTTGAGTTCTCCGacaagcagctgctcccctgctACAACCTGCAAGTGTCTGTCTCCCGGGG GCCCTGCAACTGGTTCATCTTCTCCGACGTGCTGAAGCGGCTGAAGCTCTCCTCCCGCATCTTCCAGGCCCGCTTCCCGCACTTTGAAGTGGCCACCCTCCCCAAGGCAGAGTTCCAGCACCAGCTGTCCTTGAGCCAGGTGCTGGCCCCAGAAGAGATCCAGGAGCACATGGTGCCGCCCGGCGCCGCAGAGACGGTGGAGCTGGTGCGCTACGAGCCGGAACTGGTTCGGCTGCTGGGCTCCGAAGTGGCGTTTGAGGCCTGGAGCAGCTGA